In one window of Skermanella rosea DNA:
- a CDS encoding flagellar FliJ family protein — protein MSSGLHTLIRLHKWRLDEKRRALAELQALADKLADDAGRLEAEIAAEQEIARTSPEAGFGYGNFAKLSIERRKRLAQSIAQVQAQIAEATEEMAEAFQELKRYELAQEGRDKRDQAKRKQREDAALDEVALSGYMRRR, from the coding sequence ATGAGCAGCGGCCTGCACACACTGATCCGCCTTCACAAGTGGCGCCTCGACGAGAAGCGCCGGGCCCTGGCCGAACTCCAGGCCCTGGCCGACAAGCTGGCCGACGACGCCGGGCGGCTGGAAGCCGAGATCGCGGCGGAGCAGGAGATCGCCCGCACCTCGCCGGAGGCGGGGTTCGGCTATGGCAACTTCGCCAAGCTGTCGATCGAGCGGCGCAAGCGCCTGGCGCAGTCCATCGCCCAGGTCCAGGCGCAGATCGCCGAAGCGACCGAGGAGATGGCGGAAGCCTTCCAGGAGCTGAAGCGCTACGAACTGGCGCAGGAGGGCCGCGACAAGCGCGACCAAGCCAAGCGCAAGCAGCGCGAGGACGCCGCCCTGGACGAGGTCGCGCTGAGCGGCTACATGCGCCGGCGCTAG